The proteins below are encoded in one region of Nocardioides marmorisolisilvae:
- a CDS encoding polysaccharide biosynthesis tyrosine autokinase gives MELRDYLRIARRRWALIVGTVAVFAILASAYTAQVVPQYASDSTVFVSTTPGTSAEAYQGDLFSQQRVTSYADLMNGLKLAGRVVKDLHLDLTPAQLSSKISANAVPNTVLLDITVTDPSPTQAQLINQAVVNQLQKMVAQIETPPGKRTPLLKATVVDSPRLPSSPVSPKPVRNIGLALVLGLLIGFGIAVLREVLDTTVKDPRALHGLEDVPLLAGLALDSDVHKHPLISGLPPHAARSEAFRVLRTNLQFLDVDSTSKVFVVTSSVPGEGKSTTATNIAIALANAGKSVLLVDGDLRRPQVATMLGLENAVGLTTLLVGDVDLDDALQVHSQSGLRVLTSGAVPPNPAELLQTQAMHDLLANLRARFDIVIMDATPLLPVTDAALLSSLADGALVVVRHSRTTKEQLTGAIDRLGQVDAAVLGLILNMVPRKRGLGGEGYGYGYGYGYAPEEVPKARRRHARRAAATPVEESTADGDLGEHTEVDSLTGAPLSEEGASGLPPSVIDEESNADISAGDDVRDEGSEEPDSDEDSGASASEDSPSPANSPRVSRRHARASFDVLEHEDAADDGSEPDEETAETQESPEAPATSEDSAPTSSTDPGSARRRKRDRKGRRQARRAQTLRQAQGPESEALRQAQGSDAQGPDAQGSEDEEAEGEDTVGYWWRAGG, from the coding sequence ATGGAGCTTCGGGACTACCTGCGCATCGCCCGGCGCCGCTGGGCGCTGATCGTCGGCACCGTCGCGGTGTTCGCGATCCTCGCCTCGGCCTACACGGCGCAGGTGGTGCCGCAGTATGCCTCCGACTCGACCGTGTTCGTCTCCACGACTCCGGGCACTTCAGCCGAGGCTTACCAGGGTGACTTGTTCTCCCAGCAGCGGGTGACGTCGTATGCCGACCTGATGAACGGGCTCAAGCTCGCAGGCCGGGTGGTCAAGGATCTTCACCTCGACCTGACGCCGGCGCAGCTGTCATCGAAGATCAGCGCGAACGCGGTGCCCAACACTGTGCTGCTCGACATCACCGTGACGGACCCGAGCCCGACCCAGGCTCAGCTGATCAACCAGGCCGTCGTCAATCAGTTGCAGAAGATGGTCGCCCAGATCGAGACTCCCCCAGGCAAGAGGACGCCCCTGCTCAAGGCCACCGTGGTCGACTCACCGCGACTGCCCAGCTCGCCGGTCTCACCCAAGCCAGTCCGCAACATCGGCCTGGCGCTGGTGCTCGGGCTGCTGATCGGCTTCGGCATCGCCGTACTGCGGGAGGTTCTCGACACCACGGTCAAGGACCCGCGGGCGCTGCACGGCCTGGAGGACGTGCCGCTGCTGGCCGGCCTCGCCCTGGACAGCGACGTGCACAAGCACCCGCTGATCAGCGGACTGCCCCCCCACGCGGCCCGGTCCGAGGCGTTCCGGGTGCTGCGCACCAACCTGCAGTTCCTCGACGTCGACTCGACCAGCAAGGTCTTCGTGGTCACCAGCTCGGTGCCTGGCGAGGGCAAGTCGACCACCGCGACCAACATCGCCATCGCGCTCGCGAATGCCGGCAAGAGCGTCCTGCTCGTGGACGGCGACCTGCGCCGGCCGCAGGTGGCGACGATGCTCGGTCTGGAGAACGCGGTCGGCCTGACCACCCTGCTCGTCGGCGACGTCGATCTCGACGACGCGCTCCAGGTGCACTCCCAGTCGGGTCTGCGAGTGCTCACCTCCGGCGCAGTCCCGCCCAACCCCGCCGAACTGCTGCAGACCCAGGCGATGCACGACCTGCTCGCCAATCTGCGGGCCCGCTTCGACATCGTCATCATGGACGCGACGCCATTGCTGCCGGTGACCGATGCGGCGCTGCTGTCGTCGCTCGCTGACGGCGCCCTGGTCGTGGTGCGGCACAGCCGGACCACCAAGGAACAGCTCACCGGCGCGATCGATCGGCTTGGACAGGTGGACGCCGCCGTGCTCGGTCTGATCCTCAACATGGTGCCGCGCAAACGTGGGCTCGGAGGTGAGGGCTACGGATACGGCTATGGCTACGGCTACGCGCCGGAGGAGGTGCCGAAGGCGCGACGTCGACATGCACGGCGGGCCGCAGCGACACCGGTCGAGGAGTCCACCGCCGATGGCGACCTGGGTGAGCACACTGAGGTGGACTCGCTGACCGGGGCCCCGCTCTCCGAAGAGGGTGCGTCTGGTCTCCCGCCTTCCGTGATCGACGAGGAGAGCAACGCCGATATCTCGGCCGGCGACGACGTTCGCGACGAGGGCTCGGAGGAGCCCGACTCCGACGAGGATTCAGGGGCCTCCGCGAGCGAGGACAGCCCCTCGCCTGCCAATAGTCCGAGGGTTTCGCGTCGGCACGCGCGTGCTTCCTTCGACGTGCTCGAGCACGAGGACGCTGCGGACGATGGGTCCGAGCCGGACGAGGAAACGGCCGAGACCCAGGAAAGTCCGGAAGCGCCGGCAACATCCGAGGACTCTGCGCCGACGAGTTCGACCGATCCGGGCTCAGCCCGCCGACGCAAGCGGGACCGCAAGGGGCGGCGTCAGGCTCGGCGTGCTCAGACCCTTCGACAAGCTCAGGGACCGGAGTCCGAGGCCCTTCGACAAGCTCAGGGGTCGGATGCTCAGGGGCCGGACGCTCAGGGGTCGGAGGACGAGGAGGCCGAGGGCGAGGACACCGTGGGCTACTGGTGGAGGGCCGGCGGCTGA
- a CDS encoding DUF4012 domain-containing protein has translation MTTPPGEGPERSASKLLRPGVWRVLGLLVLVLILFAAVFAYEALRARSDLETARTEAHQLQSQLTQGDLTTARSTADRLRLHTARAHSNTAGWLWDVASWTPYFGRDVSAVQTTAAALDTIAQRALPTLIDVANKVDDGTLKPRHGQLPLARIRELTPPIQRAADVVDGPAARLERLDPSSLTSPLGTIVAQVRDRVTTARATLDTVARTFAALPAAAGADGRRDYLLLFQNNAEIRSTGGMAGSWAVLHADHGRVSLGRQGSAADLDRHPPAVAPVPPTVQEAELYGSDLGKQLRDANFNPNFPRFAQMAAGIVGQRTHQKFDGVFALDPVTLSYLLRATGPVQVDGGTSLTAANAPRILLNQAYLDIADPVAQDAFFAEAARKIFTAVVAGQGDQLGVVRGLARGVDERRVLAWSSRPDLAKAIDSTAVAGLLTDPSGPPQIGVFLDDATATKLEYYLRTDSHLTNVSCDGDQVRTTVATTLRSRVPVHKPLPVSVTGPGRFGPLRDMLLNVRFFGPSSGIIQSITVDGKQQTVAGGTAGDRQVAVVPVRLRPGQTLRLRARVSFGPGASNQVQLTTTPGLTSGKDPVSIDGLCS, from the coding sequence TTGACCACACCCCCGGGCGAGGGGCCCGAGCGCTCTGCCTCGAAGCTCCTCCGCCCGGGGGTGTGGCGCGTCCTGGGCCTGCTCGTCCTGGTCCTCATCCTCTTCGCCGCCGTCTTCGCCTATGAGGCGCTGCGGGCCCGCTCCGATCTTGAGACCGCCCGCACCGAGGCCCACCAGTTGCAGAGCCAGCTCACACAGGGTGACCTCACCACCGCCCGCAGCACAGCCGACAGGCTCCGCCTTCACACCGCCCGAGCCCACAGCAACACCGCAGGCTGGCTCTGGGACGTTGCCTCCTGGACGCCGTACTTCGGCCGGGACGTCTCCGCGGTGCAAACCACCGCAGCCGCCCTCGACACCATCGCCCAGCGCGCGCTGCCGACCCTCATCGACGTCGCCAACAAGGTGGACGACGGCACCCTGAAGCCACGGCACGGGCAACTGCCACTCGCCCGGATCCGGGAGCTCACTCCGCCGATCCAGCGCGCCGCCGACGTCGTCGACGGCCCCGCCGCCCGCCTGGAAAGGCTCGACCCGAGCTCACTGACCTCGCCCCTGGGCACCATCGTCGCCCAGGTGCGTGACCGGGTGACGACCGCTCGGGCCACCCTCGACACCGTTGCCCGCACGTTCGCCGCCCTGCCCGCAGCGGCAGGCGCCGACGGGCGGCGCGATTATCTGCTGCTCTTCCAGAACAACGCGGAGATCAGGTCCACAGGCGGGATGGCCGGCTCCTGGGCAGTGCTGCATGCCGACCACGGTCGCGTCAGCCTAGGTCGACAGGGATCTGCCGCCGACCTGGACCGACATCCGCCCGCCGTCGCCCCCGTGCCGCCCACCGTTCAGGAGGCTGAGCTCTACGGCTCCGACCTGGGCAAGCAGCTGCGTGACGCCAACTTCAACCCCAACTTCCCGCGCTTCGCCCAGATGGCCGCCGGCATCGTCGGCCAGCGCACCCACCAGAAGTTCGACGGCGTCTTCGCCCTCGACCCGGTCACGCTGTCCTACCTGCTGCGCGCCACCGGTCCGGTGCAGGTCGATGGCGGCACCTCCCTGACCGCCGCCAATGCCCCGCGGATCCTGCTCAACCAGGCCTATCTCGACATAGCGGATCCGGTGGCCCAGGACGCCTTCTTCGCGGAGGCGGCGAGGAAGATCTTCACCGCGGTGGTCGCCGGCCAGGGCGATCAGCTCGGCGTGGTGCGCGGGCTCGCCCGAGGCGTGGATGAGCGCCGAGTGCTCGCGTGGTCGTCTCGCCCGGATCTTGCCAAGGCGATCGACAGCACGGCGGTGGCCGGCCTGCTGACCGATCCAAGCGGTCCGCCGCAGATCGGCGTCTTCCTCGATGACGCGACCGCGACCAAGCTGGAGTACTACCTGCGCACCGACAGCCACCTGACCAACGTCAGCTGCGACGGTGACCAGGTCCGCACGACCGTGGCGACCACGCTGCGATCCCGGGTTCCTGTCCACAAGCCGCTGCCGGTCTCGGTCACCGGCCCCGGCAGGTTCGGCCCGCTGCGGGACATGCTGCTCAACGTCCGCTTCTTCGGCCCGTCGAGCGGCATCATCCAGAGCATCACCGTGGACGGCAAGCAGCAGACCGTCGCGGGCGGTACGGCCGGTGACCGCCAGGTCGCGGTGGTGCCGGTGCGGCTGCGCCCCGGTCAGACCCTGCGATTGCGTGCACGCGTCTCCTTCGGCCCAGGAGCCAGCAACCAGGTGCAGCTGACCACGACGCCGGGTCTGACCTCCGGCAAGGATCCAGTCTCGATAGACGGCCTCTGCTCATGA
- a CDS encoding LPXTG cell wall anchor domain-containing protein, with protein sequence MKKIFGPLLAALVSAFALLLVAPSAQAYPELQLHISVSSHSVTSGATIDFSATSAVSCKWTATFAGETQTGNGKSFSGSFQAPSVTKTTVFTLTISCDTGSTPVAGRAIAGHAGNAVMVPKDVVTRSVKIVVHPSGQGAATNSGGGLPNTGGPNLGILGGGLALLVAGAGTVLYTRRRTTHA encoded by the coding sequence ATGAAGAAAATTTTCGGTCCGCTACTGGCGGCCCTCGTCTCGGCCTTCGCGCTGCTTTTGGTGGCGCCATCGGCCCAGGCCTACCCAGAACTGCAGCTGCACATCTCGGTCAGCTCACACTCGGTCACCTCAGGGGCCACCATCGACTTCAGTGCCACCTCCGCGGTGAGCTGCAAGTGGACCGCCACCTTCGCCGGTGAGACGCAGACCGGGAACGGCAAGTCCTTCTCCGGCAGCTTCCAGGCACCTTCGGTCACCAAGACCACGGTCTTCACGCTGACGATCAGCTGCGACACCGGGAGCACCCCGGTGGCCGGTCGGGCGATCGCCGGCCACGCCGGCAACGCCGTGATGGTGCCCAAGGATGTCGTGACCCGATCGGTCAAGATCGTGGTGCACCCGTCCGGTCAGGGCGCGGCCACGAACAGCGGTGGCGGACTGCCGAACACCGGTGGCCCCAACCTCGGCATCCTCGGTGGCGGGCTCGCCCTCCTGGTCGCCGGAGCCGGCACGGTGCTCTACACCCGCCGTCGGACCACCCACGCCTGA
- a CDS encoding sugar transferase — translation MASLETSAALRSVGSISADERPICAGRWREQYSTRLFAQDAIVLAVVMVAALYARFGFDSSKTTHGPFSVSYSALGVTLALVWMATLQVFGSRDARIVGDGPLEYQRVALSTMMVFGCLAIVSVIFKMDMSRGYLAIAFPGGLVALLLVRKGNRIWLRRRRARGDALTSVLIIGGPGSALEIANCFARTPAAGMRAAGLWVPVGDIELEQVPWATERGLAVFGPTATLTEALAESSATMVIVTDSEHVGHRGLKELAWTLAASDVDLMVSPNVVDVTNGRLQLTAVASMPFLHIDEPQYEAAAAWPKLIFDKVGAAVLLVAVAPILLATALAIKLGSRGPVFYMQERVGRDGVPFRMIKFRSMNVGADAELRSLLAATGQADQPLGKLQEDPRVTRVGRFIRRYSIDELPQLFNVVKGDMSLVGPRPQRDFEVEMYDDVAHRRLRVRPGMTGLWQVSGRSDLSWDDAIGLDTHYVENWSMTSDVVILLKTLRAVIGTDGAY, via the coding sequence ATGGCTTCTTTAGAGACCTCTGCAGCCCTGAGGTCTGTTGGGTCGATATCTGCCGACGAACGGCCCATCTGCGCCGGACGTTGGCGAGAGCAGTACTCGACGCGCCTGTTTGCCCAGGACGCTATTGTGCTGGCCGTCGTCATGGTCGCGGCCCTGTACGCGCGATTCGGATTCGACTCGTCGAAGACGACGCACGGGCCATTCTCGGTTTCCTACAGCGCCCTAGGCGTCACACTCGCCCTGGTGTGGATGGCCACACTCCAGGTATTCGGAAGCCGTGATGCCCGGATCGTCGGCGACGGCCCCTTGGAGTACCAGCGGGTTGCACTCTCGACGATGATGGTTTTTGGGTGCTTGGCGATCGTCTCAGTAATCTTCAAGATGGATATGTCGCGTGGATACCTCGCGATTGCCTTTCCAGGGGGCTTGGTCGCGCTGCTACTGGTGCGCAAGGGAAACCGGATCTGGCTTCGGCGCCGCCGTGCGCGGGGTGATGCCCTGACCTCCGTGCTCATCATCGGGGGACCGGGCTCGGCACTGGAGATTGCGAACTGCTTTGCACGAACGCCGGCTGCAGGCATGCGCGCCGCGGGCTTGTGGGTGCCTGTCGGCGACATCGAGCTCGAGCAGGTCCCCTGGGCCACGGAGCGTGGACTCGCTGTGTTCGGTCCAACTGCCACGCTCACCGAAGCGCTCGCTGAGAGCAGTGCGACCATGGTGATCGTCACGGACTCCGAGCATGTCGGCCACCGCGGTTTGAAGGAGTTAGCGTGGACGCTCGCAGCCTCCGACGTCGACCTGATGGTGTCGCCGAACGTGGTCGACGTGACCAATGGCCGGCTCCAACTTACGGCGGTGGCCTCGATGCCGTTTCTCCACATCGATGAGCCGCAATACGAGGCCGCAGCGGCCTGGCCCAAACTGATCTTCGACAAGGTAGGCGCGGCGGTCCTGCTCGTCGCCGTAGCGCCGATCTTATTGGCGACTGCCCTGGCGATAAAGCTGGGTAGCAGGGGCCCAGTGTTCTACATGCAGGAGCGTGTTGGTCGCGACGGAGTCCCTTTCCGCATGATCAAATTCCGGTCTATGAACGTCGGCGCGGATGCCGAGTTGCGATCATTGCTTGCCGCGACGGGCCAGGCCGATCAACCTCTGGGCAAACTGCAGGAGGATCCGCGAGTCACGCGTGTCGGCCGATTTATTCGCCGGTACTCGATTGACGAACTGCCTCAACTCTTCAACGTCGTCAAGGGCGACATGAGCCTGGTGGGCCCGCGTCCGCAGCGCGACTTCGAGGTAGAGATGTATGACGACGTGGCCCATCGGCGCCTGCGCGTGCGGCCGGGCATGACGGGACTGTGGCAGGTGTCTGGGCGCTCTGACCTTTCATGGGACGATGCGATCGGGCTCGACACTCATTATGTAGAGAACTGGTCAATGACCTCCGATGTCGTAATCCTCCTGAAGACGCTCCGTGCCGTCATCGGCACCGATGGCGCCTACTGA
- a CDS encoding glycosyltransferase family 2 protein gives MYDVDILIVTYRAAEAAERCLKSVLNATLQSDLSYRVTVLDNASGDGTAERLNSAFPTVEVVARRTNGGFGLACNEGVNRTSGDYILMLNPDTEITPGVIEHMVEVLRIHSEVGIAGPRLVRLDGSIDHAAKRNSPGPRAALRYMVGKQLGADWTSDYLAPDVDEYAFGYVDAINGAFMIMRRKDLTSVGLFDERYWMYGEDLDLCRRFRRNGLKVAYDGRVTAVHLKGASSGQHRSMRVNWHFHRSMWIYFRDESPAPGRFVSALVAAGILAHWAFTSLRGILALAKSQAMQHNLTISSGTHGA, from the coding sequence GTGTACGACGTTGATATTTTGATCGTTACCTATCGCGCAGCCGAGGCTGCTGAACGGTGCCTTAAGTCTGTTCTTAATGCGACCCTACAATCCGACCTCAGCTATCGCGTGACGGTGCTCGACAACGCTAGCGGAGACGGCACGGCCGAGCGTCTAAACTCCGCATTCCCGACCGTCGAAGTTGTCGCCCGAAGAACGAATGGCGGCTTCGGTTTGGCGTGCAACGAGGGCGTAAACCGTACAAGTGGCGATTACATTCTCATGCTAAATCCAGACACGGAGATTACGCCTGGAGTTATCGAACACATGGTCGAGGTCTTGAGGATTCACAGCGAGGTGGGTATCGCCGGTCCACGCCTCGTCCGATTGGATGGCTCAATTGACCATGCGGCAAAGCGCAACTCACCGGGACCGCGTGCTGCACTGCGCTATATGGTCGGGAAGCAACTTGGAGCAGATTGGACCTCAGACTATTTGGCGCCCGACGTGGACGAATACGCGTTCGGTTACGTCGACGCAATCAATGGTGCATTCATGATAATGCGCCGCAAGGACCTTACGTCCGTCGGTCTCTTCGACGAGCGCTATTGGATGTATGGGGAAGACCTTGACCTGTGCCGCCGTTTTCGCCGCAACGGTCTGAAAGTCGCATACGACGGCCGCGTTACCGCGGTTCACCTAAAAGGAGCCTCATCCGGTCAGCACCGATCGATGAGGGTCAATTGGCACTTCCATCGGTCCATGTGGATATACTTTCGAGACGAGTCGCCGGCTCCGGGCCGATTCGTATCGGCGCTCGTAGCTGCAGGCATCTTGGCGCACTGGGCGTTTACGTCCTTGCGGGGGATCCTCGCACTCGCGAAATCACAAGCGATGCAGCATAACCTGACGATCAGCTCCGGGACCCACGGTGCGTAG
- a CDS encoding sulfotransferase domain-containing protein: MRRRFANSKNPFLRKGESVATRTLKRALQAVAPGTFQPLPAILVNSLPKSGTHLLTQVIEGLPSAGDWGEFFVSTPSLTMHEIPPRKMGPRLRRIAPGEVAKGHLFWEQEYAESLVGMNVVTYFVYRDLRDVVASEAYYLAEMNRYHRMHRVYSALSLEDRLMLSICGSDDLTRQGIFYPSINERFRRYAGWLDSPNTLAVRYEDLQGDRLETTIARVVEHYLRACDSTTRRQLEGDRLHRKCLDSIDPARSHTFRSGKRGGWRSEFNERHVRAFKAVAGDLLVELGYESDTEWVVAPG, encoded by the coding sequence GTGCGTAGACGCTTCGCTAATTCTAAGAACCCATTCCTGAGGAAGGGTGAGTCTGTTGCCACACGGACCCTTAAGCGAGCCCTCCAAGCCGTTGCGCCGGGCACATTTCAACCCCTCCCCGCGATCCTAGTCAACTCGCTTCCTAAGAGCGGGACGCATCTACTTACCCAGGTCATCGAAGGTCTCCCGAGCGCGGGTGACTGGGGCGAATTCTTTGTGTCGACACCTTCCCTTACGATGCACGAGATTCCGCCGCGCAAAATGGGCCCAAGGTTGCGTCGCATTGCGCCCGGTGAAGTTGCGAAGGGCCATCTGTTCTGGGAACAGGAATATGCAGAATCGCTGGTCGGGATGAATGTCGTCACCTATTTTGTCTATCGGGACCTTAGGGACGTGGTGGCGTCGGAGGCGTACTATCTCGCCGAAATGAACCGGTATCATAGAATGCATCGGGTGTACTCCGCCCTGTCGCTCGAGGATCGTTTAATGCTAAGTATATGCGGAAGCGATGACCTTACTCGCCAAGGTATCTTTTACCCTAGTATCAATGAGCGCTTTCGGCGCTATGCAGGATGGCTTGATTCGCCCAATACACTCGCGGTTCGGTATGAGGACCTTCAGGGTGATCGTTTGGAGACGACCATCGCGCGAGTCGTCGAGCACTACTTGCGAGCCTGCGACTCCACCACAAGGAGACAACTCGAAGGAGACCGACTCCACCGTAAGTGTCTGGATTCAATAGATCCCGCGCGATCGCACACATTTAGGTCAGGGAAGCGCGGAGGTTGGCGATCGGAGTTCAACGAGCGGCACGTTCGGGCCTTCAAAGCCGTGGCGGGCGACCTGCTAGTCGAGTTAGGCTACGAGTCCGACACAGAATGGGTGGTGGCTCCGGGGTGA
- a CDS encoding CatB-related O-acetyltransferase, with product MRRYSRLAGWCIAATKLRARPRHRRVALTAVVRGSVTIGDYTYIGGYTEIRGTLDDVLIGRYCSIGRGVKIFSSGQAHRFDGLSTFPFFTLFESIDRRHYNVRSGPTVIGHDVWIGSNAIVMAGVRVGNGAVVGAGAVVTRDVPPYAIVAGSPARVVRLRFGDDVIARVQATAWWELPHGVLRARYSKLIESNTAVSDEAML from the coding sequence ATGAGACGCTATTCGCGACTTGCAGGTTGGTGCATTGCAGCTACGAAGCTTCGTGCTCGACCGCGTCATCGACGAGTTGCGCTGACAGCCGTCGTTCGCGGTTCAGTCACGATCGGGGACTATACCTATATCGGTGGCTACACTGAGATACGGGGCACCTTGGACGATGTGCTCATCGGCCGATACTGCTCGATAGGACGCGGCGTGAAAATATTCTCGTCCGGGCAAGCGCATCGATTTGACGGGTTGTCGACCTTTCCGTTTTTCACCTTGTTCGAGTCGATCGATCGGCGTCATTACAACGTTCGCTCAGGGCCGACAGTAATCGGGCATGATGTCTGGATTGGTTCTAATGCAATTGTGATGGCAGGGGTGAGGGTCGGTAACGGGGCTGTCGTTGGGGCCGGTGCCGTTGTCACTCGCGATGTTCCGCCCTATGCCATTGTTGCCGGCAGCCCGGCTAGGGTCGTTCGGCTACGGTTTGGGGACGACGTCATTGCCAGAGTGCAGGCAACTGCCTGGTGGGAGCTTCCCCATGGCGTGTTAAGGGCGCGATATTCTAAACTAATTGAGTCCAATACCGCCGTGTCAGATGAGGCGATGTTGTGA
- a CDS encoding lipopolysaccharide biosynthesis protein, with translation MRSGTRKTVPALVSTYIVVGCIGLVFGAILMLGELVSPVLVHRLVGELGSPLLLVLAVLGFNSIWISSAFSRAAGRGTVAILLENALLAIWLTIVLLPWALQSRTPPLWVVAIAMCAIAPMLVVPVLLRFRREAGRGAAVSSLRHAARGLIGYGAVTVTNSIIVWVPVQVLGYFGKLPEVGVYNAAFRVTMLIGAFGVILKSAVIGQRIAAGNDDHRGDDRWPLIRRSVALTIPFVLVSLVIAWQGRLLSSAFGGGFAEMKTILPVMLIAQSINVGGFLIETTFVLRGDRRALNMNAAVTFAVAVVAAPLLVGTYGLHGAAWSFALTTVLSRVHLAFLYVIRGPQQGREGMGERRSIRVVKDAELGG, from the coding sequence GTGAGGTCTGGAACCCGCAAGACGGTGCCTGCGCTGGTATCGACCTACATTGTGGTCGGCTGCATTGGTCTCGTGTTTGGTGCGATTCTGATGTTGGGCGAACTGGTTAGTCCTGTTCTCGTCCATAGGCTCGTGGGCGAACTAGGCAGTCCGTTGTTGCTTGTTCTCGCGGTTTTGGGGTTTAACTCGATTTGGATTTCGAGCGCTTTTAGTCGAGCCGCGGGACGTGGGACTGTGGCTATCTTGCTTGAGAATGCGCTCCTTGCCATCTGGCTGACGATTGTTCTACTTCCTTGGGCGCTCCAGTCGAGAACGCCGCCACTCTGGGTCGTGGCAATTGCGATGTGCGCTATAGCACCGATGCTGGTTGTGCCGGTCCTGCTTCGCTTTAGACGAGAGGCTGGGAGGGGTGCAGCGGTATCTAGTCTGAGACACGCGGCGCGCGGGCTGATTGGTTATGGCGCAGTGACGGTGACGAACAGTATTATTGTTTGGGTTCCTGTACAGGTTTTGGGTTATTTCGGCAAATTGCCCGAGGTTGGTGTTTACAACGCTGCGTTCCGGGTAACGATGTTGATCGGCGCCTTCGGTGTGATCTTGAAAAGTGCGGTTATTGGCCAACGGATCGCCGCTGGCAATGATGATCATCGGGGCGACGATCGGTGGCCGCTTATTCGCCGCTCAGTAGCCTTGACCATACCATTTGTTCTGGTGTCGCTTGTGATCGCTTGGCAGGGCCGGCTGCTTTCCTCTGCTTTCGGCGGAGGCTTCGCGGAAATGAAGACGATTTTGCCTGTCATGCTGATTGCTCAAAGCATTAATGTTGGCGGGTTTCTGATCGAGACGACATTTGTGCTCCGCGGTGACCGACGTGCGCTGAATATGAATGCCGCGGTTACGTTTGCAGTGGCAGTTGTTGCGGCGCCGCTGTTGGTAGGGACATACGGCTTACATGGGGCTGCATGGAGCTTTGCGCTGACGACGGTACTTTCACGTGTTCACCTTGCGTTTCTGTACGTCATCCGGGGGCCGCAGCAAGGACGGGAAGGAATGGGCGAGAGGCGCTCTATCCGCGTAGTCAAGGATGCTGAACTTGGCGGCTAG
- a CDS encoding sulfate adenylyltransferase subunit 1, giving the protein MGAEELAQMDLLRFATAGSVDDGKSTLIGRLLLDSKSIFEDQLEAVEATSVSKGYDYTDLALLTDGLRSEREQGITIDVAYRYFATPTRKFIIADTPGHVQYTRNMVTGASTADLGLVLVDARQGLTEQSRRHAVLLSMLRVPHLVLAINKMDLVDYDQATYNAIYKEFTNFATKLSIPDLTIIPISALQGDNVVTRSENMSWYSGPTLMHHLEHVHVASDRDLVDTRFPVQYVIRPKSDDFHDYRGYAGQIAGGVLKPGDEVVVLPSGMTTKIAGIDLFDKELDEAYPPMSVTVRLEDDVDVSRGDMIARVKNAPQPSQDIDAMVCWMTNEPLRPRQKLAIKHTTRMGRALVKDVQYRLDVNTLHRDQGAGELGLNEIGRVQLRTTVPLLCDPYNKNRTTGSFILIDEATGVTVGAGMIN; this is encoded by the coding sequence ATGGGCGCCGAGGAACTGGCTCAGATGGACCTGCTGCGGTTCGCCACCGCGGGCAGCGTTGATGACGGCAAGTCGACACTGATCGGGCGACTGCTGCTCGACTCCAAGTCGATCTTCGAGGACCAGCTCGAGGCGGTCGAGGCGACCAGCGTGTCCAAGGGCTACGACTACACCGACCTGGCGCTGCTCACCGACGGGCTGCGCAGCGAGCGCGAGCAGGGCATCACCATCGATGTCGCCTACCGCTACTTCGCCACCCCGACCCGCAAGTTCATCATCGCCGACACCCCCGGCCATGTGCAGTACACCCGCAACATGGTCACCGGGGCGAGCACGGCCGACCTGGGCCTGGTCCTGGTCGACGCCCGGCAGGGCCTGACCGAACAGTCCCGTCGGCACGCCGTGCTGCTCTCCATGCTCCGGGTCCCACACCTGGTCCTGGCGATCAACAAGATGGACCTGGTCGACTACGACCAGGCCACCTACAACGCGATCTACAAGGAGTTCACCAACTTCGCCACCAAGCTGTCCATTCCGGACCTGACGATCATTCCGATCTCAGCGCTCCAGGGCGACAACGTGGTGACTCGCTCGGAGAACATGTCGTGGTATTCCGGGCCTACGCTGATGCACCACCTCGAGCACGTCCACGTCGCCTCCGATCGCGACCTGGTGGACACCCGCTTCCCTGTGCAGTACGTGATCCGTCCCAAGTCCGACGACTTCCACGACTACCGCGGCTACGCCGGCCAGATCGCCGGAGGCGTGCTCAAGCCGGGCGATGAGGTGGTCGTGCTCCCCTCGGGCATGACCACCAAGATCGCCGGCATCGACCTGTTCGACAAGGAGCTCGACGAGGCCTATCCGCCGATGAGCGTCACCGTGCGCCTTGAGGACGACGTCGACGTCTCCCGCGGCGACATGATCGCCCGGGTGAAGAACGCCCCTCAGCCCTCTCAGGACATCGACGCGATGGTCTGCTGGATGACCAACGAGCCGCTGCGCCCGCGCCAGAAGCTGGCGATCAAGCACACCACCCGGATGGGCCGGGCGCTGGTCAAGGACGTGCAGTATCGCCTGGACGTCAACACCCTGCACCGCGACCAGGGCGCCGGCGAGCTTGGTCTGAACGAGATCGGCCGGGTGCAGCTGCGCACCACGGTGCCGTTGCTGTGTGACCCGTACAACAAGAATCGAACAACCGGTTCCTTCATCCTCATCGACGAGGCGACTGGGGTTACGGTTGGCGCCGGCATGATCAACTGA